In Legionella cincinnatiensis, the DNA window GGAATCATTTTTTTACACCAATCTTTATTCATGGATTTATGTAGGAGCAATGAATGAAGTTGTTGCTGAAATTGATATATAGCATTTATTGCTGGGTTATCTTCGAGAAAGGCATCACGTTTAAGCATTCGTTGGGGTGATAATCTATCAGGGCGTGTACGCAGTAAAGCCAAGATGCCTCTGTTATTTTTTATTTGGCCCGATAATTCGCGGTAGGTCATCATACATTGATGTTGAAGTAAGCGAATGACATGAAAGCGGTCAGCCACTATTTTGGCATTGGGAAAATGTTTTTTAACAATGGAACGGTACGTACTACTTAAGTCCATACACACTTTAACGCGTTCCTTTCCTACCAAAGAAGCAAGATAACTCGAAAGGTCTGTCTCACTTCTTCCTTTAACAATATCAAAAATTTTATGTTTCTTAAGGTCACAAATCGTTGTGGCAAATCCTTGTTTTCGACTAAAAAAATGTTCATCAATACCCAGAATGGTTGGGCATGGTGTATTCATTAGCTCTCTGGCTTGTTCCTGATAGTGCCGATGATACCAGCGTTCTATGGTTGCCTTACCTTTATTAAATTGCTGAGCGAGGTCTTTTTGAGATATACCCCGTGTGTGGTCATGAAACACGCACGCTTGTAAACGCCATGTCGAACGTTGATGCTTATTGATACCAGGGAATTGTTGGTTACC includes these proteins:
- a CDS encoding ISL3 family transposase: MPKHNLILNLPGFTIEKVSGYQPLILDISYHRLPRCAHCHSKEVRKKSSYMRTVAHELIGNRRTLLRFKAYKLYCNRCKRYGNQQFPGINKHQRSTWRLQACVFHDHTRGISQKDLAQQFNKGKATIERWYHRHYQEQARELMNTPCPTILGIDEHFFSRKQGFATTICDLKKHKIFDIVKGRSETDLSSYLASLVGKERVKVCMDLSSTYRSIVKKHFPNAKIVADRFHVIRLLQHQCMMTYRELSGQIKNNRGILALLRTRPDRLSPQRMLKRDAFLEDNPAINAIYQFQQQLHSLLLHKSMNKDWCKKMIPLFLDKLDELKNSPFKALAALGKTFCQWKEEIVRMWRFRKSNGITEGFHRKMKLIQRRAYGFRNFENYRTRVRVLCC